From Acidimicrobiales bacterium, one genomic window encodes:
- a CDS encoding citrate synthase, which translates to MSESVTITDNRTGESIEIPIVDGGVDAAEWRKLLPGIWFSDPGLATTAATPSAITELDGDNGILRYRGYPIEQLAEKSTFLEVAYLLVNGELPTEAEHDAWVSEITHHTYIHENFRKRINEAFHYDAHPMGLLTSAVAGLSTFYPEAKEIEDPEVRRAQIVRLIAKMPTLAANAYRHSVGQPFVFPDNNTDYPTNFLRMMWQIGGPYELDPALQKAMEILLILHADHEQNCSTTAARVVGSAHADPYSSVAAACAALYGPRHGGANEAVLNMLDDIGSYDNVDAFIESVKAGEGRLMGFGHRVYKNYDPRATIIKNAAYEVFEVTGKNPRLDIALKLEEAALNDDYFVSRKLYPNVDFYSGLIYQSMGFPTEMFTVLFAIGRTPGWLAHWNEMLEQNSRIARPRQLYTGPGVRDYVPLANR; encoded by the coding sequence GTGTCCGAGAGCGTAACCATCACCGACAACCGCACTGGCGAATCGATCGAGATCCCGATTGTCGACGGAGGTGTGGATGCCGCGGAATGGCGCAAGCTGCTCCCCGGCATCTGGTTCTCCGACCCGGGTCTGGCCACGACCGCCGCCACGCCGAGCGCCATCACGGAGCTCGACGGCGACAACGGCATCCTGCGCTATCGCGGTTATCCGATCGAGCAGTTGGCCGAGAAGAGCACCTTCCTCGAGGTCGCCTACCTCCTCGTCAACGGTGAGCTCCCGACCGAGGCCGAGCACGATGCCTGGGTCTCGGAGATCACCCACCACACCTACATCCACGAGAACTTCCGCAAGCGGATCAACGAGGCGTTCCACTACGACGCCCACCCGATGGGTCTGCTCACCTCTGCGGTCGCCGGTCTGTCGACCTTCTACCCCGAGGCCAAGGAGATCGAGGACCCCGAGGTCCGCCGGGCCCAGATCGTGCGGCTCATCGCCAAGATGCCGACGCTCGCCGCCAACGCCTACCGCCACTCGGTCGGCCAGCCCTTCGTCTTCCCCGACAACAACACCGACTACCCGACCAACTTCCTGCGGATGATGTGGCAGATCGGCGGCCCCTACGAGCTCGATCCGGCGCTGCAGAAGGCAATGGAGATCCTCCTGATCCTGCACGCCGACCACGAGCAGAACTGCTCGACCACCGCCGCCCGCGTCGTCGGCTCGGCCCATGCCGACCCGTACTCGTCGGTCGCCGCCGCCTGCGCCGCCCTCTACGGCCCCCGTCACGGTGGCGCCAACGAGGCCGTGCTCAACATGCTCGACGACATCGGCAGCTACGACAACGTCGACGCGTTCATCGAGAGCGTGAAGGCCGGTGAGGGCCGCCTGATGGGCTTCGGCCATCGCGTCTACAAGAACTACGACCCCCGGGCCACGATCATCAAGAACGCCGCCTACGAGGTCTTCGAGGTGACCGGCAAGAACCCGCGTCTCGACATCGCGTTGAAGCTCGAAGAGGCGGCGCTCAACGACGACTACTTCGTCAGCCGCAAGCTCTACCCGAACGTCGACTTCTACTCGGGCCTCATCTACCAATCGATGGGCTTCCCGACCGAGATGTTCACCGTCCTGTTCGCCATCGGCCGCACCCCCGGCTGGCTGGCCCACTGGAACGAGATGCTCGAGCAGAACTCCCGCATCGCACGGCCCCGCCAGCTCTACACCGGCCCCGGCGTGCGCGACTACGTGCCGCTGGCGAACCGCTGA
- a CDS encoding sulfotransferase domain-containing protein, giving the protein MREYGDDLAPVYDGARPNGRRFRAVHGHFSPDQFWSAGRNAKLIMWLRDPVERIASYYDFWLATAPHGNPNHDEFLRREMTLAEFARWDPIRTEFAEQYVAGLEPDDFFFIGITERYEADLARLADRLGWSTSGAVTETNVTPGQRSLVDEATRREVLDAHALELRWYRRATAD; this is encoded by the coding sequence GTGCGCGAGTACGGCGACGACCTCGCGCCCGTCTACGACGGCGCCCGACCGAACGGTCGCCGGTTCCGAGCCGTGCACGGCCACTTCTCCCCCGACCAGTTCTGGAGCGCCGGCCGCAACGCGAAGCTGATCATGTGGCTGCGCGACCCGGTCGAGCGCATCGCCTCGTACTACGACTTCTGGCTCGCCACGGCGCCGCACGGCAACCCGAACCACGACGAGTTCCTCCGCCGCGAGATGACGCTCGCCGAGTTCGCTCGCTGGGATCCGATCCGCACGGAGTTCGCCGAGCAGTACGTGGCCGGCCTCGAGCCCGACGACTTTTTCTTCATCGGGATCACCGAACGCTACGAGGCGGATCTCGCCCGTCTCGCCGACCGGCTCGGCTGGTCGACATCGGGCGCCGTGACCGAGACCAACGTGACCCCGGGCCAACGCTCACTCGTCGACGAGGCCACCCGCCGCGAAGTCCTCGACGCCCATGCCCTGGAACTGCGCTGGTACCGGCGCGCCACCGCCGACTGA
- a CDS encoding pentapeptide repeat-containing protein, whose product MTIVSSTLSGGSVEVNRGRTGTIFVQSSILDVSRCGAGIVSLGHNLLSGSGCSYNESGDISGPVYPVSGPLADNGGEVLTLLPDPYGDAVDGGLPTGCTLTGDDARGFHGRSGPPATSVPSNCSTAPTVRRRARNADLRFCDFEAAFFAGIDLSGAGATGANFEGADLSDATLVGSTFSRAKVDNAVLNGADLTDADLSSAIGGFFADGVNFTRARLENVAVRSAVGADFTDADAPGFGTWAFTASIAGANIEGADFTGGSFWGVTSGGLTGTATFSPGVGVIDGYLIDTFVSLDGVDFSDADTTGIGFGRVTITNSDLSNIRISSSWAANYTGSTLDGTDWTDTYADNSVLRETTIVDADMTGAVVASTSWRDALVVGVDFTDASLWSADFRDAILLLNTWDNTTCPSGVNSDDNGGNCDGQFTRGAPSVGGGAPVPAQFQGMGVEDFAAGGLVDE is encoded by the coding sequence GTGACCATCGTGTCGAGCACGCTGTCGGGGGGCTCCGTCGAGGTCAACCGCGGCAGGACGGGGACGATCTTCGTGCAGTCGTCGATCCTCGACGTGAGCAGGTGCGGAGCGGGAATCGTCAGCCTCGGCCACAACCTGCTGTCCGGCTCTGGCTGCTCGTACAACGAGAGCGGTGACATCTCCGGGCCCGTGTACCCCGTCTCGGGGCCGCTCGCCGACAACGGCGGTGAGGTGTTGACCCTCCTACCCGACCCCTACGGCGACGCCGTCGATGGTGGCCTCCCCACCGGCTGCACGCTCACCGGTGACGACGCACGGGGCTTCCACGGCCGTTCGGGCCCGCCTGCGACATCGGTGCCGTCGAACTGCAGTACGGCGCCGACTGTGCGACGCCGGGCCCGCAACGCCGACCTCCGGTTCTGCGATTTCGAGGCTGCGTTCTTTGCCGGCATCGATCTCTCGGGCGCCGGCGCGACCGGCGCGAACTTCGAGGGTGCGGACCTGAGCGACGCCACACTCGTCGGATCGACGTTCAGTCGGGCGAAGGTCGACAATGCCGTCCTCAACGGCGCCGATCTGACCGACGCCGACCTCTCGTCCGCCATCGGCGGCTTCTTCGCCGACGGCGTGAACTTCACGAGGGCACGGCTCGAGAACGTCGCGGTGCGCAGCGCCGTCGGCGCCGACTTCACCGACGCCGATGCGCCCGGATTCGGTACGTGGGCCTTCACCGCGTCGATCGCTGGTGCGAACATCGAAGGAGCCGACTTCACCGGCGGGTCCTTCTGGGGAGTCACCAGCGGCGGGCTGACGGGGACGGCGACGTTCTCACCGGGCGTGGGTGTGATCGATGGTTATCTGATCGACACCTTCGTCAGTCTCGACGGCGTGGATTTCTCGGACGCGGACACCACCGGTATCGGATTCGGGCGTGTCACGATCACGAACAGCGATCTCTCGAACATCAGGATCTCCAGTTCGTGGGCCGCGAACTACACAGGCTCGACGCTCGACGGCACCGACTGGACCGACACCTATGCCGACAACAGCGTGCTACGGGAAACGACCATCGTCGATGCGGACATGACCGGCGCCGTAGTCGCGTCGACGAGTTGGCGTGACGCGCTGGTCGTCGGTGTCGATTTCACCGACGCCTCGCTGTGGTCCGCCGACTTCCGAGACGCGATCCTGCTGCTCAACACCTGGGACAACACGACCTGCCCGTCCGGGGTGAACTCCGACGACAACGGGGGGAACTGCGACGGTCAGTTCACCAGGGGTGCGCCGTCAGTCGGCGGTGGCGCGCCGGTACCAGCGCAGTTCCAGGGCATGGGCGTCGAGGACTTCGCGGCGGGTGGCCTCGTCGACGAGTGA
- a CDS encoding cytochrome P450, translating to MANHPTPNHPVRDHIDLMDGNWYASQPHDDWTWMRANAPVYYDPNSDVWAVAKYDDILTVSRDPATYSSFKAPRPKGDPLPMMISMDDPDHVNRRKLVNKGFTPKRVRDKLDQIDTLCDMIIDRVCEKGECDFVWDIAAPLPLLLIGDMLGFPRESFDDLLEWSDDLIRGTTTTTSPEASEKAMLAGMAFREFQMGIIADRRANPGGDDLVSILCEAEVDGDRLDDESIVQESLLILIGGDETSRHVITGGMQALMEFPDEREKLQANLAEGVEVAVEEMLRWVTPIKNMARTTMADVQIRDQSIPAGSDIIMLYPSGNRDEEHFVDPFRFDVTRDPNHHMAFGFGTHFCLGASLARLELREMFTKVLTRLPDIELSVPQSELPWRNSNFITGVEAMPVTFTPTERVGARA from the coding sequence ATGGCGAATCATCCCACCCCGAACCACCCGGTCCGCGACCACATCGACCTGATGGACGGCAACTGGTACGCGTCGCAACCTCACGACGACTGGACGTGGATGCGTGCGAACGCCCCCGTCTACTACGACCCGAATTCCGACGTCTGGGCCGTCGCGAAGTACGACGACATCCTCACGGTCTCCCGAGATCCGGCAACGTACTCGTCGTTCAAGGCGCCGAGGCCCAAGGGTGACCCGCTGCCGATGATGATCTCGATGGACGATCCCGACCACGTGAACCGGCGCAAGCTGGTCAACAAGGGATTCACCCCGAAGCGCGTGCGCGACAAGCTCGACCAGATCGACACCTTGTGCGACATGATCATCGACCGGGTCTGCGAGAAGGGTGAGTGCGACTTCGTGTGGGACATCGCCGCGCCGCTGCCCCTCCTGCTCATCGGTGACATGCTCGGCTTCCCGCGCGAGTCGTTCGACGACCTGCTCGAGTGGTCCGACGATCTGATCCGGGGAACCACGACGACCACGTCGCCCGAGGCCTCGGAGAAGGCGATGCTCGCCGGCATGGCGTTCCGAGAGTTCCAGATGGGCATCATCGCCGATCGCCGGGCCAACCCCGGCGGCGACGACCTCGTCAGCATCCTCTGCGAGGCCGAGGTCGACGGCGATCGGCTCGACGACGAGTCCATCGTGCAGGAGTCGTTGCTGATCCTCATCGGCGGCGACGAGACATCCCGCCATGTCATCACGGGCGGGATGCAGGCCCTCATGGAGTTCCCCGACGAACGCGAGAAGCTCCAGGCGAATCTCGCGGAGGGTGTCGAGGTCGCGGTCGAGGAGATGCTCCGCTGGGTCACCCCGATCAAGAACATGGCCCGGACCACCATGGCCGATGTCCAGATCCGCGATCAGTCGATCCCGGCCGGGAGCGACATCATCATGTTGTACCCGTCGGGAAACCGCGACGAGGAGCACTTCGTCGACCCGTTCCGCTTCGATGTCACCCGCGACCCGAACCACCACATGGCCTTCGGTTTCGGCACGCACTTCTGCCTGGGCGCGTCGCTCGCCCGGCTCGAACTCAGGGAGATGTTCACCAAGGTGCTGACCCGTCTCCCCGACATCGAGCTGAGCGTGCCCCAATCGGAGCTGCCGTGGCGCAACTCGAACTTCATCACCGGCGTCGAGGCGATGCCGGTGACGTTCACTCCGACCGAGAGGGTCGGCGCCCGCGCGTAG